The Pseudomonadota bacterium genome includes a region encoding these proteins:
- a CDS encoding helix-turn-helix domain-containing protein produces the protein MGTETGKNLFTASQVARFCQVDLKTIHNWADKGEIRHFRTPGRHLRFRRADVVNFLRRYGYPVPAVLLAGKPRLVVVDTDEPALAKLREALQTQFEVTGYGDIVDALVSIGSEAPDLIVLDAYSGRVDSVHSIGRLRNNEATRHIRTVVYSQEPSIKRQCLDAGAAAFVEKPDLDALRRTLLQLMGAPR, from the coding sequence ATGGGGACGGAAACTGGCAAAAACCTATTCACGGCGTCGCAAGTTGCGCGTTTTTGCCAGGTAGACCTAAAAACGATACACAACTGGGCTGATAAGGGTGAGATCCGACACTTCCGTACGCCGGGACGCCACCTGCGGTTCCGCCGCGCCGACGTGGTGAACTTCCTGCGAAGATACGGCTACCCAGTCCCCGCGGTGCTGCTGGCCGGCAAGCCGCGCCTGGTGGTGGTGGACACCGACGAACCTGCCCTGGCAAAGCTGCGCGAGGCTCTGCAGACGCAGTTCGAGGTAACCGGTTACGGGGACATCGTCGACGCGCTCGTCTCGATCGGAAGCGAGGCTCCCGATCTCATCGTACTGGACGCCTACTCGGGCCGCGTCGACAGTGTCCACAGCATCGGTCGGCTGCGCAACAACGAGGCCACCCGCCACATCCGCACCGTTGTGTACTCCCAGGAGCCCAGCATCAAGCGCCAATGCCTGGACGCTGGTGCCGCCGCCTTCGTCGAAAAGCCCGACTTGGACGCTCTGCGCAGGACGTTGCTGCAGCTGATGGGCGCCCCGCGCTAG
- a CDS encoding DNA starvation/stationary phase protection protein, with translation MDIDIGIKEDDRQRLAQELSNLLADSYTLYLKTHNFHWNVKGPMFQTLHTMFEQQYLELALAVDAIAERIRSLGHPAPGSYSAFSRLSSVSETDGVPKATDMVGLLLAAHEAVVRTARRVVAVGNEAGDEATADLGTQRLQIHEKTAWMLRSLLEE, from the coding sequence ATGGACATCGATATTGGGATCAAAGAAGACGACCGGCAACGCCTGGCACAAGAGCTGTCCAACCTGCTCGCTGACAGCTACACGCTATACCTGAAGACTCATAACTTCCACTGGAACGTCAAAGGACCGATGTTTCAAACGTTGCACACAATGTTCGAGCAGCAGTATCTGGAGCTCGCGTTGGCCGTCGATGCCATCGCGGAACGCATCCGATCGCTCGGACACCCGGCGCCCGGCAGCTACTCGGCTTTCTCGCGCCTGTCCAGCGTCTCCGAGACCGACGGGGTTCCGAAGGCAACCGACATGGTAGGGCTCCTACTGGCAGCGCATGAAGCGGTCGTGAGGACGGCACGCAGAGTCGTCGCCGTTGGCAACGAGGCCGGCGACGAGGCAACTGCCGACCTCGGGACGCAGCGGCTTCAGATCCACGAGAAGACGGCGTGGATGCTGCGAAGCCTGCTCGAAGAGTAG
- a CDS encoding helix-turn-helix domain-containing protein, giving the protein MPAIALIVSDRPAAEGVWFPALTRVGFEVRRIALQGFGEAVCDGVAVVVDAASQGFDEDELLSDVGLARAVGAQPAVDCVGSDRTGGVEDVLEDLCRGLLVRTDQDVARVAAGLARRCDAHRSLRFEYVSVSPRKNEVLAILGDGNAVTIPRPLPGGDDGCDVTKISLAEDASSVRLTLASGVEVTVQAAGLVPARDATPATNGHNGMSIDGARLGARLRELRLQAGLTQAELARRTGIHRPNIARVEAGRHTPSLETLARLTSAIGVPTTRVLAGD; this is encoded by the coding sequence ATGCCTGCAATCGCATTGATCGTGTCCGACCGGCCCGCGGCCGAGGGCGTGTGGTTTCCTGCCCTCACGCGAGTCGGATTCGAGGTCCGCCGGATCGCGCTACAGGGGTTTGGCGAGGCTGTGTGCGACGGTGTGGCCGTGGTGGTGGACGCTGCCAGCCAAGGCTTCGATGAAGACGAGCTGCTGTCGGATGTGGGGCTGGCACGGGCAGTGGGTGCGCAACCGGCGGTGGACTGCGTGGGCAGCGATCGGACCGGGGGCGTTGAGGACGTACTCGAGGACCTGTGTCGGGGCCTGCTGGTCCGGACCGACCAAGATGTGGCGCGTGTGGCGGCAGGCCTCGCACGCCGCTGCGACGCCCACCGCTCCCTGCGCTTCGAGTACGTGAGCGTCTCGCCGCGAAAGAACGAGGTGCTGGCCATTCTCGGGGACGGCAACGCGGTAACCATACCCAGGCCGCTGCCGGGCGGCGACGACGGGTGCGATGTGACGAAGATCAGTCTCGCGGAGGACGCGAGCTCGGTTCGACTCACCTTGGCCAGCGGAGTCGAGGTCACCGTCCAGGCGGCAGGACTCGTGCCAGCAAGGGATGCAACGCCCGCCACCAACGGTCACAACGGAATGAGCATCGACGGTGCCCGGCTGGGGGCCAGGCTAAGGGAGCTGCGGCTGCAGGCCGGCCTCACCCAGGCCGAGCTCGCCCGCCGCACGGGCATCCACCGTCCGAACATCGCCAGAGTCGAAGCAGGCCGGCATACACCTTCGCTCGAAACGCTGGCGCGGCTGACCTCCGCCATCGGAGTACCCACTACGCGGGTCCTGGCGGGAGACTAG